The following coding sequences are from one Odontesthes bonariensis isolate fOdoBon6 chromosome 10, fOdoBon6.hap1, whole genome shotgun sequence window:
- the LOC142390078 gene encoding LOW QUALITY PROTEIN: uncharacterized protein LOC142390078 (The sequence of the model RefSeq protein was modified relative to this genomic sequence to represent the inferred CDS: inserted 2 bases in 1 codon) produces MSRTYKRKTSWGSTPLEEMDRAANDVKGGKSIRSVAKERNIDRLTLWRYMKKREAKEVKTVGYGGTAEAKRVFSEELEKELEDQXLMEQFHGLTPKKCRELALELAERNNIPTPSNWREKGLAGKDWFKNFMARHHLSCHMPEATSLGRATALHKTIVGEFFDNLANVMDRSTGIFPYKRDVFCDAEFEPPMVSERANLEQQPAAAGDAPVSTSLSAELRSPDSAHACASPSDTASHPSNAYVSPTETKRKEPSKSKES; encoded by the exons ATGTCAAGAACCtacaagagaaaaacaagctGGGGCTCAACACCCCTTGAAGAGATGGACAGAGCAGCCAATGATGTGAAGGGTGGAAAGTCCATCAGATCAGTGGCAAAAGAGAGAAATATTGACAGGTTAACATTGTGGAGGTACATGAAAAAGAGGGAGgcaaaagaagtaaaaacagtAGGGTACGGGGGAACAGCAGAAGCAAAGAGAGTCTTCTCAGAGGAGTTGGAGAAGGAGTTGGAAGACCA GCTCATGGAGCAGTTCCATGGCCTTACTCCAAAGAAATGCCGTGAACTGGCATTGGAATTGGCAGAAAGAAACAATATTCCTACCCCCAGCAACTGGAGAGAGAAAGGTTTAGCTG GTAAAGATTGGTTCAAGAATTTTATGGCACGCCACCATCTCTCCTGCCATATGCCTGAAGCGACATCTTTGGGAAGAGCTACAGCCTTGCATAAAACTATAGTTGGGGAGTTCTTTGACAATCTTGCTAACGTGATGGACAG ATCTACTGGGATTTTCCCTTACAAGAGAGATGTCTTCTGCGATGCAGAGTTTGAGCCACCCATGGTGTCAGAAAGGGCCAacctggagcagcagcctgcagctgcaggtgaTGCACCCGTTTCAACCTCCCTTTCTGCTGAGCTACGTTCACCAGACTCTGCACATGCATGTGCTTCACCAAGTGACACAGCTTCACACCCCAGCAATGCCTATGTGTCTCCTACTGAGACAAAACGGAAAGAACCATCAAAGAGCAAGGAAagctga